In Methanomicrobium antiquum, one DNA window encodes the following:
- the ribH gene encoding 6,7-dimethyl-8-ribityllumazine synthase has product MTIKLGFVVAEFNRDLTYMMEIEGEEHAKFLGAEVSERIYVPGAYDMPLAIKKLLKNDNIDAVVTIGCVIEGATHHDEIVVSHAARKIIDLSLEFNKPVTLGISGPGMTRLEATDRIDYAKRAVESAVKLVQRL; this is encoded by the coding sequence ATGACTATAAAATTAGGATTCGTAGTCGCTGAATTTAACCGCGATCTGACATATATGATGGAAATTGAAGGAGAAGAGCACGCTAAATTCCTCGGTGCCGAGGTCAGTGAGAGAATCTATGTCCCGGGCGCATATGACATGCCGCTTGCAATTAAAAAACTTCTTAAAAACGACAATATTGACGCAGTGGTAACAATCGGCTGTGTAATTGAAGGTGCAACCCATCATGATGAAATTGTCGTATCACACGCGGCAAGAAAAATAATCGATCTGTCACTTGAATTTAACAAGCCGGTAACACTTGGAATATCAGGGCCTGGTATGACACGCCTTGAAGCAACAGACAGAATTGACTATGCAAAACGTGCTGTTGAATCTGCTGTAAAACTTGTCCAGAGGCTTTAA
- a CDS encoding ABC transporter ATP-binding protein has translation MPVISLKDVSKTYSLPFGDVKALKNVYLDIMQGDFVAIMGPSGSGKSTMLNLVGSLDVPTSGSLFIDGTDIKKLTDQELTSLRRDTIGFIFQQFNLIPLLTVKENVEYPYIMKYRHADNEGRCEELLFRVGLTDQMLHHKPTELSGGQQQRVAIARALVNNPKILLCDEPTGNLDSKTGAQVMELLSELNEQGKTVIMVTHDQNIAEYAKRQIVLKDGEIV, from the coding sequence ATGCCGGTTATAAGTCTTAAAGATGTAAGCAAGACCTATTCCCTTCCTTTTGGTGATGTAAAAGCACTAAAAAATGTGTATCTGGATATAATGCAGGGGGATTTTGTCGCCATTATGGGCCCTTCAGGTTCAGGAAAGTCCACCATGTTAAATCTTGTCGGATCTCTTGATGTTCCGACATCCGGAAGCCTCTTTATTGACGGAACTGACATTAAAAAACTTACAGATCAGGAGCTTACAAGTTTAAGACGGGACACAATAGGGTTCATATTCCAGCAGTTTAATTTAATCCCGCTTCTGACAGTCAAAGAAAATGTCGAATATCCGTATATCATGAAATACAGGCACGCCGATAACGAGGGAAGATGTGAGGAGCTTTTATTCCGTGTCGGACTAACCGACCAGATGCTTCACCACAAACCAACCGAACTTTCCGGCGGACAACAACAAAGAGTCGCAATCGCAAGAGCACTTGTGAACAATCCTAAAATTCTCCTTTGCGATGAGCCTACAGGAAACCTTGACTCAAAAACCGGTGCACAGGTAATGGAACTCTTAAGTGAACTAAACGAGCAGGGAAAAACAGTTATCATGGTCACACATGACCAGAATATCGCTGAATATGCAAAACGCCAGATTGTCTTGAAGGACGGTGAGATTGTATGA
- a CDS encoding small multi-drug export protein, whose amino-acid sequence MNTAPGNITQNMTRAGRICFNFLFPFALLGAFIFILFISLPYEIFLALLGLMGIYFVPPAGKESVIPLGISLGIPWWLIGTAIAMMDIVSTLFMILNFDLALKIPILGDRWMRSFMEHGEEFFAKHRWIEKFSSLGLAIFVMIPMQGTGGISTPIVGRMIGIPGKNVLLAVITGSLAGCYLIALGSEFIKDLFIADIKLGAGAVIIIALLFAGGVFLWNKNKRKLRERTP is encoded by the coding sequence ATGAATACAGCGCCTGGCAATATTACACAAAATATGACACGGGCAGGAAGAATTTGTTTTAACTTCCTTTTTCCTTTTGCACTCCTCGGCGCTTTTATTTTTATACTTTTTATATCCCTTCCATACGAGATTTTTCTTGCGCTTCTCGGCCTGATGGGAATCTATTTTGTTCCGCCTGCAGGAAAAGAAAGCGTTATACCTCTCGGAATTTCGCTTGGGATTCCGTGGTGGCTTATTGGAACAGCAATTGCGATGATGGATATAGTATCAACGCTTTTTATGATTCTGAACTTTGATCTTGCACTAAAAATTCCTATTCTTGGAGACCGCTGGATGCGTTCATTTATGGAGCACGGAGAAGAGTTCTTCGCAAAACACAGATGGATTGAAAAATTCTCATCTCTTGGACTGGCAATATTTGTAATGATTCCTATGCAGGGAACAGGAGGTATCTCAACACCAATTGTTGGACGAATGATAGGAATACCCGGCAAAAACGTTCTTCTTGCAGTAATCACAGGTTCTCTTGCCGGATGTTACCTGATTGCGCTTGGATCAGAATTTATAAAAGATCTCTTCATAGCAGATATAAAACTGGGTGCAGGAGCGGTAATAATTATAGCTTTATTATTTGCCGGCGGAGTTTTCCTCTGGAACAAAAATAAAAGAAAACTAAGAGAAAGAACTCCATAA
- a CDS encoding GerW family sporulation protein: MEKNDMFVKTLEELDRLLNADSILGDAVDLGDHVIIPVASFAFGYGAGYGEGEDNGGGTGAGAGISPVAVVLIDKTLHGEGAVKVVPLRKPGAISEAISAVGSDLLPKVVEALKLELDKKDDEKEKNKDLKDKKTETKKE, translated from the coding sequence ATGGAAAAAAATGATATGTTTGTAAAAACCTTAGAAGAGCTTGACAGGCTCTTAAACGCTGACTCAATATTAGGTGATGCAGTGGATTTAGGCGATCATGTAATAATTCCTGTTGCCTCCTTTGCATTCGGATATGGGGCAGGTTATGGAGAAGGAGAAGATAACGGTGGCGGAACCGGTGCTGGTGCGGGAATATCTCCTGTTGCAGTTGTATTAATTGACAAGACACTTCATGGCGAAGGTGCTGTAAAAGTAGTTCCATTAAGAAAGCCGGGCGCGATAAGCGAGGCCATATCAGCGGTTGGAAGCGATCTTCTGCCAAAAGTGGTTGAAGCTCTAAAACTTGAATTAGATAAGAAAGATGACGAAAAAGAGAAAAATAAAGATTTAAAAGATAAGAAGACAGAAACCAAAAAGGAATAA
- a CDS encoding arsenate reductase ArsC has protein sequence MEDKKKVLFICNHNAGRSQMAEAILNHRYGDRYKAFSAGINPSESINSNTVEVLKEVGIDVSDKKPKGILPFLDDVFDVVAMTCECGNTCPMFPRHNTLIKVNFKDPYHFSGSKEEILKGFRGVREDISDWIDEYFKNNS, from the coding sequence ATGGAGGATAAAAAGAAGGTTCTTTTCATATGCAACCACAATGCAGGCCGCTCGCAGATGGCAGAGGCTATCTTAAATCACCGCTATGGCGACAGATACAAAGCTTTTAGTGCAGGAATTAATCCGTCAGAGAGCATCAATTCAAATACGGTTGAGGTTTTAAAAGAGGTTGGAATAGATGTTTCTGATAAAAAACCAAAGGGTATACTGCCTTTTTTGGATGACGTTTTTGATGTTGTTGCTATGACATGTGAGTGTGGAAATACATGCCCGATGTTTCCCCGGCACAATACCCTAATCAAAGTAAACTTCAAAGATCCTTATCACTTTTCAGGTTCAAAAGAGGAGATTTTAAAGGGTTTCAGAGGTGTCAGAGAGGATATTTCAGATTGGATTGATGAATATTTCAAAAACAATTCGTGA
- a CDS encoding pyridoxal phosphate-dependent aminotransferase: MKKLSEKISSIAPSATIEIADKARKMKAQGLDVISLSIGEPDFDTPAHITKACIEALECGKTHYEASQGLLELREAVSDKLKSENNIPAKATDIIIACGAKNSISEAMEACLNPGDEVIILDPSWVSYEPAVQMAGGISVHHSLNRDNFQADDTILEKISKNTKMIVFNSPSNPTGSVLNSDSLTLLKDVCEDNDIIALSDEIYEKLIYEKKHVSIASIGDMHERTITINGFSKAYAMTGWRLGYSHAPEEITKAMTKVQQHTISHPASFAMWGGVAALRGSQNCVLEMREEFDRRRKFLIGALNKIGYKTAPADGAFYAFLRVDGDDMKICSDWLENAHVATTPGTAFNAPGWVRISYAAGMDTLKEAVRRIENSG; encoded by the coding sequence ATGAAAAAGCTCTCTGAAAAGATTTCAAGTATAGCTCCGTCTGCGACAATTGAGATTGCAGACAAAGCCAGGAAGATGAAAGCACAGGGTCTGGATGTAATTTCTCTCTCTATCGGAGAACCTGATTTTGACACACCGGCCCATATAACAAAAGCCTGTATAGAAGCGCTTGAATGCGGAAAAACACATTACGAAGCAAGCCAGGGGCTTTTGGAACTTAGAGAAGCAGTATCTGACAAACTTAAATCAGAGAACAACATCCCTGCCAAAGCGACTGATATTATAATTGCATGCGGTGCTAAAAACAGCATATCAGAAGCTATGGAAGCATGCTTAAATCCCGGCGATGAAGTAATAATACTTGATCCTTCATGGGTAAGTTACGAGCCTGCGGTTCAGATGGCGGGGGGAATTTCTGTTCATCACTCTCTTAACCGTGACAATTTTCAGGCAGATGACACAATTCTTGAAAAAATTTCAAAAAACACCAAGATGATTGTGTTTAACTCACCCTCAAATCCGACAGGTTCTGTTTTAAACAGCGATTCTCTTACTCTTTTGAAAGATGTCTGCGAGGATAACGATATTATTGCCCTCTCAGATGAGATTTATGAGAAGCTCATTTATGAAAAAAAGCACGTCTCAATAGCATCAATAGGGGATATGCATGAGAGGACAATTACAATAAACGGCTTTTCAAAGGCATACGCAATGACCGGCTGGAGGCTTGGATATTCACATGCGCCTGAAGAGATTACAAAAGCGATGACAAAAGTCCAGCAACACACAATAAGCCATCCTGCCTCTTTTGCAATGTGGGGCGGAGTTGCGGCTTTAAGGGGCAGTCAGAATTGTGTTTTGGAGATGCGTGAGGAATTTGACAGGCGCAGAAAATTCCTCATTGGTGCATTAAACAAAATCGGTTATAAAACAGCGCCTGCTGACGGTGCCTTCTACGCATTTTTAAGAGTTGACGGGGATGATATGAAAATCTGCAGTGACTGGCTTGAAAACGCACATGTCGCAACAACCCCCGGAACTGCATTTAATGCACCGGGATGGGTAAGAATATCATATGCCGCCGGAATGGATACATTAAAAGAGGCAGTACGCCGCATTGAAAATTCAGGATAA
- a CDS encoding DUF2953 domain-containing protein, with protein MVLILHLTIIPLKIYLNGSIGDEKKAMLKISWGLARIKAQISQDMMLKLWIEGIKIIERPASSLIIDETDKKSKENGGEDKKPDISLDMIVSFKPELQQIFNLISFESFYAKIKFGLNDPADTGVMYGFLMALRGILYSQKKIVMEIYPDFEGLYLRGKCESVFQINHIFRIFIPSYRLYKKAFSKKPKKKRPAGEKPINPATFQTPVE; from the coding sequence TTGGTTTTAATTCTTCATTTAACAATAATACCCCTGAAAATTTATCTGAACGGAAGTATTGGCGATGAGAAAAAAGCGATGCTCAAAATCAGCTGGGGTCTTGCAAGGATAAAAGCACAAATATCACAGGACATGATGCTAAAACTATGGATTGAAGGCATAAAAATAATTGAAAGACCGGCATCTTCCTTAATTATTGATGAAACTGATAAAAAATCAAAGGAAAATGGAGGGGAAGATAAAAAGCCTGATATATCTTTGGATATGATTGTTTCTTTTAAACCGGAATTACAGCAGATATTTAATCTGATTTCGTTTGAAAGCTTTTATGCAAAAATAAAATTCGGACTTAATGATCCGGCAGACACCGGAGTAATGTATGGTTTTCTAATGGCGCTAAGGGGAATCCTTTACTCACAGAAAAAAATCGTAATGGAGATATATCCGGATTTTGAAGGTCTTTATCTAAGAGGCAAATGTGAGAGTGTATTTCAGATAAACCACATTTTTAGGATATTTATCCCCTCATACAGACTTTACAAAAAAGCTTTCAGCAAAAAACCTAAAAAGAAGAGACCTGCCGGAGAAAAACCTATAAATCCCGCCACTTTCCAAACACCTGTGGAGTAA
- the ablB gene encoding putative beta-lysine N-acetyltransferase, with amino-acid sequence MKNNDNDEICLLLNSLIQHGPNNKRVYLMKLNSSDYPAIIDEIEKIVYENNYSKSFVKVSESYASGFLSNGYVCEGIIPGMFGEEEDGYFLSKFYDENRSVAEQGIINDKILERRKGKQSSFPDNNKSGAKTSDQNKSDGNNSDEKISNGIKQNKAGILPDGFVIREAGFSDSEALAKLFKKTFESYPFPVDDPSYIKKTMDEEIIYFGIWKDDILVSAASSETDSASKSVEMTDFATSEEFGGRGFAGMILDFMEKEMKKRGFITSYTIARAAFLPVNLLFYNRGYRFCGTLIKNTNICGSFESMNLWYKRL; translated from the coding sequence ATGAAGAATAATGATAATGATGAAATCTGCCTGCTTTTAAATTCATTAATTCAGCACGGGCCTAACAACAAACGTGTTTATTTAATGAAGCTAAACAGCAGTGATTATCCTGCAATTATTGATGAAATTGAAAAGATAGTTTATGAAAACAACTACTCAAAATCATTTGTCAAAGTTTCTGAAAGTTACGCATCGGGTTTTTTATCAAACGGATATGTATGCGAAGGAATAATTCCAGGGATGTTTGGAGAAGAAGAGGATGGATATTTTCTGTCAAAATTTTATGATGAAAATAGATCTGTTGCAGAACAGGGAATCATAAATGATAAGATTTTGGAGAGGAGAAAAGGCAAACAAAGTTCTTTTCCTGACAATAATAAATCCGGTGCCAAAACTTCTGATCAAAATAAGTCTGATGGTAATAATTCAGATGAAAAAATATCAAACGGAATTAAACAAAATAAAGCAGGAATCCTTCCGGACGGCTTTGTCATAAGAGAAGCTGGCTTTTCGGATTCAGAAGCGCTGGCAAAACTTTTTAAGAAAACTTTTGAAAGCTACCCCTTTCCGGTGGATGATCCTTCCTACATTAAAAAAACGATGGATGAGGAAATTATATACTTTGGAATCTGGAAAGACGATATTCTTGTCTCTGCGGCATCCTCTGAAACTGACTCTGCCTCAAAAAGTGTTGAGATGACTGATTTTGCAACCTCTGAGGAGTTTGGAGGAAGAGGTTTTGCAGGCATGATTTTGGATTTTATGGAAAAAGAGATGAAGAAAAGAGGATTTATCACCTCATATACAATTGCAAGGGCCGCTTTTTTACCTGTAAACCTTTTGTTTTACAACCGGGGCTACAGGTTCTGCGGAACTTTGATAAAAAATACAAATATCTGCGGTTCGTTTGAATCAATGAATCTCTGGTATAAAAGACTTTAA
- a CDS encoding ABC transporter permease: MNNGIFFDFAKRNIRLHWLRSLLAVIGIVIGVAAIASMGMLGNSLVLAVSDSLSDVGDSIVIYPYGTEDDKITERQVKDIISASGGNRVIPLYNKYDEITVGGDDGYASVYGLETDDMPFVLELGSGQWLKTSSGAMAGARLAEDYELKPGSRIKLGSENLRIVGILEERGMGFDINPDNALFVTEKFFSSVYDQNDYDQVIVKVSDLNTIDSVKEDIEKKLNRRDDVITAFDTKAILETILTTFGQITMFTTAIGGISLLVAGVSIFNVQMMSVTERIKEIGIIRSIGTQKSEVLKMFIYEAFILGFLGAALGAVFSFLGGYVAIFVMLQDTSYLFEPSTLIYIPFGMAFGIGTSLLSGLYPAWKAANLNPIEALRHE, from the coding sequence ATGAACAATGGCATATTCTTTGATTTTGCAAAGCGGAATATAAGACTCCACTGGCTTAGATCACTTCTTGCGGTAATTGGCATTGTAATTGGTGTAGCCGCAATCGCATCTATGGGAATGCTTGGAAACAGTCTTGTTCTGGCAGTCTCGGACTCATTATCAGATGTTGGTGATTCAATCGTAATTTATCCATATGGAACAGAAGATGACAAAATAACTGAAAGGCAGGTAAAAGATATAATAAGTGCTTCAGGCGGAAACAGAGTAATTCCTCTTTACAATAAATACGATGAGATTACTGTTGGCGGAGATGATGGATACGCATCAGTTTACGGGCTTGAAACAGATGACATGCCTTTTGTTTTGGAGCTTGGAAGCGGGCAGTGGCTTAAAACGTCTTCAGGTGCAATGGCAGGCGCAAGACTTGCAGAAGATTACGAATTAAAACCCGGAAGCAGGATAAAGCTTGGAAGTGAAAATTTAAGGATTGTCGGAATCCTTGAGGAAAGGGGTATGGGCTTTGATATTAATCCTGACAATGCTCTTTTTGTAACTGAAAAGTTCTTCTCGTCTGTTTATGATCAAAATGATTATGATCAGGTTATTGTGAAAGTTTCCGATTTAAACACAATAGACTCAGTAAAAGAGGATATTGAGAAGAAGCTCAACAGGCGCGATGATGTAATTACAGCGTTTGACACAAAGGCAATTTTAGAAACAATTCTTACGACATTTGGACAGATAACAATGTTTACTACAGCAATCGGAGGAATCTCACTTCTTGTTGCCGGAGTCTCAATCTTCAATGTCCAGATGATGTCTGTAACTGAGAGAATCAAAGAGATTGGTATTATAAGGAGTATTGGTACACAAAAATCCGAGGTTTTAAAAATGTTTATCTACGAAGCCTTTATTTTAGGATTTTTGGGTGCGGCATTAGGCGCAGTATTCAGTTTCCTTGGCGGATATGTCGCAATATTTGTTATGCTTCAGGACACATCGTATCTCTTTGAGCCTTCAACTCTGATTTATATTCCGTTTGGAATGGCGTTTGGAATAGGAACAAGCCTTCTGTCAGGGCTATATCCGGCGTGGAAGGCCGCAAACCTAAATCCGATTGAAGCGCTAAGGCATGAGTAA
- a CDS encoding small multi-drug export protein, with protein sequence MDNPEEKPVSFLSGLSHAGIILFNLTIPFIIGGIWFFCVFLITPFEIFEKLMGLMVINLIPPAGKESVIPLGIAFGIPWWLIAASTTVMDICGALFMTLNFDLALKIPILGRWINAVMKTGEEFFSSHTWLEKVSQAGLVLFVVVPFQGSGGIGGTIVGRMLGISKLKVFLSIALGAFIGSFLIALGVEYIIDLFNFDPVIAAVALSAIMIIIATGYFIKGKFDKKLRSGFKKKTKLSKKW encoded by the coding sequence ATGGACAATCCGGAAGAGAAACCAGTATCATTTCTTTCCGGACTATCTCATGCAGGAATTATTCTTTTTAATCTGACTATTCCATTCATAATAGGAGGAATCTGGTTTTTCTGTGTTTTTTTGATAACACCGTTTGAGATTTTTGAAAAATTAATGGGACTTATGGTCATAAACCTTATCCCGCCAGCAGGAAAGGAGAGTGTTATCCCGCTTGGAATTGCATTTGGTATCCCATGGTGGCTTATTGCCGCATCCACAACAGTAATGGACATCTGTGGTGCACTTTTTATGACGCTGAACTTTGATCTGGCACTTAAAATCCCGATTCTGGGACGCTGGATAAATGCAGTTATGAAAACAGGAGAGGAGTTTTTCTCATCACACACGTGGCTTGAAAAAGTCTCACAGGCAGGTCTTGTACTTTTCGTTGTTGTTCCCTTCCAGGGTTCAGGCGGAATCGGCGGAACAATTGTAGGCAGAATGCTTGGAATTTCAAAATTAAAGGTATTTTTGTCGATAGCTCTTGGTGCATTTATAGGCTCTTTTTTAATCGCACTTGGAGTTGAATATATTATTGATCTTTTTAATTTTGACCCTGTTATTGCGGCAGTGGCACTTTCTGCAATAATGATAATTATTGCCACCGGATATTTTATAAAAGGAAAATTCGATAAAAAATTAAGAAGCGGATTTAAAAAGAAGACTAAACTTTCCAAAAAGTGGTAG
- a CDS encoding Yip1 family protein, with translation MISLKELLFSPKQFFEELNNKPENLKFPAIIIFVLAVISAISAAIVTSATSALFPEEMAFLAVVITVFTIVFTIVFTFILWVVAAGIFHIISSFLKAKGTFNRSLEITSYGMIPQIFGTLLSSVLVYMHFSSLNLYPVSSQAEIEALTTAISTGPLMTAGGIISLIFVLWSANIWIIGFMKCREMDVKSALIAVGIPVGIYILVSFVAMFLL, from the coding sequence ATGATTTCCTTAAAGGAACTTTTGTTCTCTCCAAAGCAGTTCTTTGAAGAACTGAATAACAAACCGGAAAATCTTAAATTTCCGGCAATTATAATTTTTGTCTTAGCAGTTATCTCAGCAATAAGTGCGGCAATTGTAACATCTGCAACATCAGCCCTGTTTCCGGAGGAGATGGCTTTTCTTGCAGTAGTAATTACCGTTTTTACAATAGTATTCACTATTGTTTTTACATTTATATTATGGGTAGTGGCTGCAGGAATATTCCATATCATTTCATCGTTTCTCAAAGCAAAGGGCACATTTAACCGTTCACTTGAGATAACCTCCTACGGAATGATTCCACAGATTTTCGGAACACTTCTTTCTTCTGTTCTCGTCTACATGCATTTTTCATCGCTAAATCTCTATCCTGTCTCTTCCCAGGCAGAGATTGAGGCTCTTACAACCGCAATCTCAACAGGCCCTCTGATGACCGCCGGAGGTATCATTTCACTGATATTTGTTCTATGGAGTGCAAACATCTGGATAATTGGTTTCATGAAATGCAGGGAAATGGATGTAAAAAGTGCATTGATTGCTGTAGGTATACCTGTTGGCATATACATTTTAGTATCCTTTGTAGCAATGTTTTTGCTATAA
- the ablA gene encoding lysine 2,3-aminomutase → MKIYSEKQKTIADRIDNENTLSNWKDWKWQIKNTIRDIPTFERLSGITFPEDKREKLENTLEKFPMAVTPYYLSLIEIEDYENDPIFMQSCPSEHEITITRDEMSDPLSEDLDSPVPGITHRYPDRVLFMISNICAMYCRHCTRKRRVGDCEYIPDKAEISKGIDYINNNSRVRDVLLSGGDPLMLDNDYLEYILSELSDIRHVEIIRLGSRMPVVLPYRIDYDLVEMIKQYHPVWLNTHFNHPREITGSSTEALRKLADGGIPLGNQSVLLAGVNDCPRIMKSLFQKLLINRVRPYYLYQCDLSEGLSHFRTPIGKGIEIIESLRGHTSGLAVPTYVVDAPGGGGKIPLMPNYLMSWSSNKVVLRNYEGVICTYKEPDTYEPLFCDRKCDDCNLQLKLDNASEIKSIGIERLLCDYDDTISLYPEDNERMGRRDDADEE, encoded by the coding sequence ATGAAAATATATTCAGAGAAACAAAAAACAATTGCAGACAGAATAGATAATGAAAATACACTTTCAAACTGGAAAGACTGGAAGTGGCAGATAAAAAACACAATAAGGGATATTCCTACCTTTGAGAGACTTTCAGGAATTACATTTCCTGAAGATAAAAGAGAAAAACTTGAAAATACTCTTGAAAAGTTTCCAATGGCAGTAACTCCTTATTACCTCTCGCTCATTGAGATAGAAGATTACGAAAACGATCCAATATTCATGCAGTCATGCCCTTCAGAGCACGAAATAACAATAACACGGGATGAGATGAGCGATCCCCTATCTGAAGATCTGGACAGTCCTGTCCCGGGTATTACTCACCGCTATCCTGACAGAGTGCTCTTCATGATAAGCAACATCTGCGCGATGTACTGCCGCCACTGCACAAGAAAAAGAAGGGTAGGCGATTGCGAGTATATTCCCGACAAGGCGGAAATAAGCAAGGGAATTGATTATATCAACAATAACTCTCGGGTAAGGGATGTTTTGCTCTCAGGCGGAGATCCCCTGATGCTTGACAATGATTATCTTGAATACATCTTATCCGAGTTGTCAGATATCCGTCATGTAGAAATTATCAGGCTTGGAAGCAGAATGCCTGTAGTACTTCCTTACAGAATCGACTATGATCTTGTCGAGATGATAAAACAGTACCACCCTGTGTGGCTCAACACTCACTTCAATCACCCAAGAGAGATTACAGGATCGTCTACTGAAGCTTTAAGAAAACTTGCAGACGGCGGAATTCCGCTTGGCAACCAGTCTGTCCTTTTGGCGGGCGTAAACGACTGTCCAAGAATTATGAAATCACTTTTCCAAAAGCTCCTTATAAACAGGGTAAGACCCTACTACCTGTATCAGTGCGATCTCTCCGAAGGATTATCACACTTCAGAACGCCGATTGGAAAGGGAATTGAAATTATAGAAAGCCTGAGAGGACACACATCAGGACTTGCAGTGCCAACCTACGTTGTTGATGCACCAGGCGGCGGAGGAAAAATACCACTTATGCCAAATTATCTGATGTCATGGTCGTCAAACAAAGTGGTTCTTAGAAACTATGAGGGAGTAATCTGTACATACAAAGAGCCTGATACATATGAGCCGCTTTTCTGCGACAGGAAATGTGATGATTGTAATCTTCAGCTGAAGCTTGACAATGCGTCTGAGATAAAATCGATTGGTATTGAAAGGCTTCTTTGCGATTATGACGATACAATATCCCTCTACCCTGAAGACAACGAGAGAATGGGAAGACGTGATGATGCAGATGAAGAATAA
- the ribC gene encoding riboflavin synthase, with product MKIGVCDTTFSRVNMGAIAIDELRRHASVSIERYTVPGVKDLPVAAKKLIEERECDIVMALGMPGGVDKDKMCAHEASQGLIKAQLMTNTHIIEVFVHEDEAKNDNELAWLAERRTREHAENAVRLILRPDDLIKMAGTGQRQGFEDAGPARR from the coding sequence ATGAAAATAGGTGTTTGTGACACAACATTCTCCCGCGTCAATATGGGTGCTATTGCAATAGACGAACTCAGGAGGCATGCAAGTGTCTCGATTGAGCGCTATACAGTTCCGGGAGTAAAGGATCTTCCGGTTGCCGCAAAAAAACTTATTGAAGAACGCGAATGCGATATCGTAATGGCTCTTGGAATGCCAGGCGGTGTCGATAAGGATAAAATGTGTGCCCATGAAGCTTCACAGGGGCTCATTAAAGCACAGCTCATGACAAACACCCACATCATAGAAGTTTTTGTCCATGAGGATGAGGCAAAGAACGATAATGAACTTGCATGGCTTGCGGAGAGAAGAACACGTGAGCATGCCGAAAATGCAGTAAGACTAATTCTTCGTCCTGACGACCTTATAAAAATGGCAGGGACTGGCCAGAGGCAGGGATTTGAAGACGCAGGGCCTGCAAGACGCTAA